AGGACCGAAGCAGCGCAGGCGACCCCTCCCGCACCCTCGCGCTGCTCTGGCGCGAGCCAGGTCGGCCGCCGGCCGCCGGGCGCGGCCCCCGGCAGGGGCTCACCGTGGACGCGGTGGTGCAGGCCGCCCTCGAACTCGCCGACGCCGACGGCCTGGACGCCGTCTCGATGCGACGGGTCGCCCAGCAGCTCGGTGTGACGCCGATGACGCTCTACACGTACGTGCCCGGCAAGGCCGAGCTGCTCGACCTGATGCTCGACACGCTCTTCCAGTGGATGCCCCGCTCGGTGACCGCCGACGCGCCATGGCGCGAGCGGGTGACCGCCGTCGCCGAGGCCAACCGGGCGCTCTATCTCGCCCACCCCTGGGTGGCCGCGCTGCCCGCCACCCGGCCGCCGCTCGGCCCCGGGCTGATCGCCAAGTACGAGCACGAGCTGAGCGCCTTCGACGGCCTCGGCCTCCCCGACCTGGACATCGACGCCGCCCTCACCCACCTGCTGGGCTTCGTCCGGTCCACCGCCCGGACCGCCCTGGAGACGCAGGCCGCGGCAGCCGACAGCGCGATGTCCGACGCCGACTGGTGGGAGGCCAACGCCCCGATCCTGGCCCGGGTCTTCGACCCCGAACGCTTCCCCCTGGCCACCCGGATCGGCTCGGCCGCGGGCGAGGCCCACCAGGGTGCCTACAGTGCCGACCACGCCTACGAGTTCGGCCTGGCCCGGGTCCTCGACGGCTTCGCCGCCCTGATCACCGAGCGGGCTGCCGCCCGGGGGTGACGGTCGGTCAGTCCTGGCCGTCGCAGGGGGTGCCGGCGTCCGGGGTGGTGCGGAGGCGGGGGAGGACGGATTTGAGGGTGGCGATCTCGGCCGGGGTGAGGTCGCGGAAGAGGTCGGCCTGGACGGCTTCGACGGTGCGGTGGAGTTCGGTGACCAGGGTGCTGCCGCGAGGGGAGATCTCGACGATGTGGCGGCGGCGGTCGGCGGGGTCGCGGCGGCGTTCGGCCAGGCCGTCGCGTTCGAGGTCGTTGAGCAGGGCGACGATCACGCTCTTGTCCACGCCGAGGGTTTCGGTCAGGAAGTGCTGGCCGACTGCGCCCTCGTCCTGGAGCACCATCAGGACGTGCCCGTGTCCGGGCTTCAGCCCGTGCTCCGCCATCGCCTTCCTGACCCGTACGCCGGCGGAGTGGCCTTGGAAGGCCAGGGTCAGTACGGGAAGCTCCTCCATCACGCCGTCAACCCTACCGGGGCGGAAATCGTCAATTGCATTCAATGGTTGATAGGTATCAACTATCTGCTAGCCTCCACGACATCAGTCCGCGATCCGTCCGTCCGGAGGCCCGTCGTGTTCATCGCCTATGCCGTTACCGCGTCCCTGCTCGCGCTGCTCCTGCTGGCTTCGGCCTCGGGCAAGCTGCGGCGCGACGAGAAGATGGTGGCGAGTTTCACCGAGATCGGCGTGCCGCTCAGTTGGCTGCCGCTGCTGGCCGCCTGCGAGATCGCGGGCGCGCTCGGCCTGGTGGCCGGGATCTGGGTCGGGCCGCTCGGGGTGGCGGCCGCCGTCGGCGTCGTCCTCTATTTCGTCGGCGCGGTCGGCGCCCACCTGCGCAAGGGAGACCTCAAGGGGACGCCCCCGGCCGCAGTGGTGCTGGTCGTCTCGGCAGCCGTGCTGGCCCTGGGCGTCGCGGCGCTCTGAGCGAAGCACGCAGGGCTGCCCGGCTCAGCGTCGAGGTTTGAGCTGGCGCAGGGTGAGGCCGGCGCTGGCCTGTTTGAAGAGGTATTCGGCGCGCTCGTACGAGAGGCGGGCCCGGCCGGTTTCCGGGCAGAGGTCGGCGGTGGGAGTGCGGGCCGGGCCGGGGCGGCGGTCGGTGAGGAAGAGCGGGCCCCGGGTGCGGCCGACCAGGAGGTGGGGGAGCAGGCGGGCGGTGCCGGAGCGCCAGGTGATGCCGGGGGTGGCGGTGCGGTCGTCCAGGTCGAGGTCCTCGACGTTCAGGGCGAGCGCGGCGCGTACTCCGGCGCCCGACTCGTTCAGCAGGCGCCACAGGGTCTGCTCGCGCAGGGCCAGGCCCGGCCGGGCGCAGAGGGCGTCCAGCCGGCCGGGGGCGAGCGGTGTGGTGGTGCTGCGGGGTTCGGCGCGGCGCTCCAACCGGGCGGCGGGCTCCGGCAGTTCGGCCCAGGTGGCGAAGGAGCGGACGGCCGCGCGGTGCCGGTTCCAGGTCCGGGCGGCCGCACCGCCCCAGGCGGTCGCGAACACCTCGGCCACCTGATCGGCCGTCAGCTCGGCCAGCGGCAGCCCTTCGCCGAGGGCCAGGCCGAGCCGGCCCAGGGTCTGTCCGTACGAACGGACCGTCGCGGCGTCCAGCCCGGCGTCGGCCAGGAAGGCGCGAGTGGCCGAACCGAGGGTGGGCCCGGTCGTGGCGGGTACGGCGAGGGCGTCGGCGCGGCGGAGCAGGAAGGCGCGCTCGGCGGCGTTCCGGGTGAGCGCGGCGGCCCGCTGGAACTCCAGCCGGGCTTCGGCGGGCCGGCCGAGCCGGGCCAGCAGGTCGCCCCGGACGCTCGGCAGCAGGTGGTAGTCCCGCAGCGCGGGGTCGCCGGTCAGCGGGTCGGTCAGGTCGAGCCCGGCCTGCGGGCCACGGGCCATGCCGACCGCCACCGCGCGGTTCAGCTGCACCACCGGGGTCGGCAGCAGCCGGGCCAGCGCCCCGTACAGGGCGGCGATCTGCGCCCAGTCGGTCTCCTCGGCAGTGCGGGCCTGGGCGTGGCAGACCGCGATCGCGGCCTGCAGCACGTACGGTCCCGGCGGCCCGCCGAGTTCGCGGGCCCGGAGCATCGCGGTGAAGCCGCGCCGGATCAGCAACTGGTCCCAGCGGCCCCGGTTCTGCTCGTGCAGCAGGACCGGTTCGCCGGACGGGCCGGTGCGGGCGGCCGAGCGTGAGGCCTGCACCTCCATCAGCGCGACCAGGCCGTGCACCTCGGCCTCGCGCGGGGCCAGTACGGCCAGCAGACGGCCGAGCCGGAGCGCCTCCTGGCACAGGCCGGGCCGCATCAGGTCGTCGCCCGAGGTCGCCGAGTAACCCTCGTTGAAGATCAGGTAGATGACCTCCAGGACCGAGGAGAGCCGGGCGCCGAGCTCCTCCTCGCCGGGCAGTTCGAAGGAGACCTGCCGCTCGGCCAGCGTCCGTTTGGCGGCGGCGATCCGCTGGGTGACGGCCGGTCCGGTGCTCAGGAAGGCGCGGGCGATCTCCTCCGCCGTCAGGCCGCCGAGCAGCCGGAGCGTCAGGGCGGCCCTGGCCTCGGTCGGCAGCACGGGGTGACAGGAGATCAGCATCAGCCGCAGCAGGTCGTCGGGCTCGGGGTCCGACTGTCGGTCCAGCTCGTGGGCGAGCTGCTCCTGCTTGCGCACCTGCAGCTGGGAGCGCCGGATGTGGTCGACGGCGCGGCGTTTGGCGATCGCGGTCAGCCAGGCGCCGGGGTTGTCCGGGACGCCGGTCCGCGGCCACTGTTCGAGCGCGGCGACCAGGGCGTCCTGGGCCAGCTCCTCGGCCAGGCCGACGTCGCGGACCAGCCGGGCGAGGCCGGCGATGATCTTCGCCGACTCGAGTTTCCAGACCGCATCGATCGTGCGGCGGGCATCCAGCACGGGCACCATGACAGCACACCCGCCCCGGCTCACTGTCGAGCCGGGGCGGGTGCTGACGGTACGGGTGCTGACGCGGCCTCAGTCGGTGAAGACCTGCTGGATCCGGCTCTGGCCGTCGCCGACGATCCGGCGGAACCGGCGGGCCAGCTCGATCGCCTCCTCCTCGGAGCGGACCTCGACCAGCGCGAAGCCGGCCACCGCCTCCTTGGCCTCGGCGAACGGCCCGTCGGTCACCGTGATCTCGCCGCCCGAGGAGCTCACCAGGATGCTCGCCGGCCCGAGGCCGCCGGTGGCCAGCAGGACGCCGGAGGCGGTCAGCTCCTCGATGAACCGGCCCATCTCGGCGAACAGCGTCTCGTCGGGAGCGGAGCCGTCGGCGTTGGTGGTCATCAGGTAGCGCATGGGGTGCCTCCAGTGGGTGTCGTATCGGTGCTTCTGCCGGTACGTCGAACGAGGTGATGTGACAGGGAATGTCGGGCGTTCCCTGTCACATCGCCCGGACGACGTGTCAGCGAGAAACCGAAGAGAGACCGAACTCCGGAAGGAACGACCGATCATGACCACCGTTCAGCTCCCCGTCGCCGCCCGCACCGTCAGCACCCGCTCGCTGCTCACCTGCGCGGTGGTGGCGTCCCCGCTCTGGGCCGCCGTCTCGCTGGCCCAGGCCGCCACCCGGGAGGGCTTCGACCTCACCCGGCACCCGCTCAGCGCGCTGAGCAACGGTGAGCTCGGCTGGCTCCAGATCACCAACTTCCTGGTCTCGGGCGTCCTCACCGTCCTCGGGGCGAGCGGGCTGCGCCGGGCGATGCGGGGCACGGCCGGCGGCACCTGGGTGCCCCGGCTGGTCCGTCTCAGTGGCCTCGGGATCATCGCCGCCGGGGTGTTCGTGATGGACCCGGCCGACGGCTTCCCGGTCGGCACGCCGTACGGGATGCCGACCGCGCTGACCTGGCACAGCTATGGCCACATGCTGGCCGGTCTGGTGGCCTTCGGCGCCCTCGGTGCCGCCTGCTACGTGCTGGGCCGGCACTTCCGCCGGGCCGGGAGCCGTGGTCTCGCCATCGCCTCCCGGGTCGCCGGGACGGCGTTGGTGCTCGGCAACGCCTGGGCGATGGGCGGCGGGCGGGCCGGCACGCTGACCCTGGCGGTCGGGGTGATCGCCGCAATGCTGTGGATCTCCGTGATCGCCGCCAGGTACCGTCAGGGCCGCTGAGACACCGTCAGCCTGACGCGGGGGAGTGGACATGTTCGAAGGCAAGCTGGTCAGGCTGCGGGCGCTGCGCGCCGAGGACGCGGAGCACCACCTGCGCTGGCGCAACGACCCCGAGGTGGTCCGGCTGGCCGCCGCCGGGGACCCGTGCTTCGGGCCGGTCACGGCGGAGGCGGTCGGGCTCGGCTTCGACACCATGCTGCGGCTGACGCCGCGCGAGTCGGCGGTCTTCACCGTCGAGGACCTGACGGACGGTCGGGTGATCGGCATGGCCGACTACCGCGACCTGGACCCGTACGGCGGGTCCGCCACACTGGGCGTGACCATCGGCGAGCGGGAGTACTGGGGTCGGGGCCACGGCTCCGAGGCGCTGGCCCTGGTGGTCGACCACCTGTTCGGCACGTACGGGCCGCACCGCCTGGAGCTGGACACCTGGAGCGGCAACGAGCGCGCGGTCCGCGCCTTCACCCGGCTCGGCTTCCGGGAGGAGGGCCGCCGCCGCTCCGCCGTGCTGGTGGCGGGGGAGCGGTACGACCGGGTGCTGTTCGGGCTGCTCCGGGAGGAGTGGGCGCGGCGCGCCTGACGGGTGACCGTCCACAGCCTGGGGACGGTCACCCCGAGGT
This genomic interval from Kitasatospora gansuensis contains the following:
- a CDS encoding GNAT family N-acetyltransferase codes for the protein MFEGKLVRLRALRAEDAEHHLRWRNDPEVVRLAAAGDPCFGPVTAEAVGLGFDTMLRLTPRESAVFTVEDLTDGRVIGMADYRDLDPYGGSATLGVTIGEREYWGRGHGSEALALVVDHLFGTYGPHRLELDTWSGNERAVRAFTRLGFREEGRRRSAVLVAGERYDRVLFGLLREEWARRA
- a CDS encoding TetR/AcrR family transcriptional regulator, with the protein product MAKDRSSAGDPSRTLALLWREPGRPPAAGRGPRQGLTVDAVVQAALELADADGLDAVSMRRVAQQLGVTPMTLYTYVPGKAELLDLMLDTLFQWMPRSVTADAPWRERVTAVAEANRALYLAHPWVAALPATRPPLGPGLIAKYEHELSAFDGLGLPDLDIDAALTHLLGFVRSTARTALETQAAAADSAMSDADWWEANAPILARVFDPERFPLATRIGSAAGEAHQGAYSADHAYEFGLARVLDGFAALITERAAARG
- a CDS encoding MarR family winged helix-turn-helix transcriptional regulator, producing MEELPVLTLAFQGHSAGVRVRKAMAEHGLKPGHGHVLMVLQDEGAVGQHFLTETLGVDKSVIVALLNDLERDGLAERRRDPADRRRHIVEISPRGSTLVTELHRTVEAVQADLFRDLTPAEIATLKSVLPRLRTTPDAGTPCDGQD
- a CDS encoding DUF998 domain-containing protein; translated protein: MTTVQLPVAARTVSTRSLLTCAVVASPLWAAVSLAQAATREGFDLTRHPLSALSNGELGWLQITNFLVSGVLTVLGASGLRRAMRGTAGGTWVPRLVRLSGLGIIAAGVFVMDPADGFPVGTPYGMPTALTWHSYGHMLAGLVAFGALGAACYVLGRHFRRAGSRGLAIASRVAGTALVLGNAWAMGGGRAGTLTLAVGVIAAMLWISVIAARYRQGR
- a CDS encoding DoxX family protein; translated protein: MFIAYAVTASLLALLLLASASGKLRRDEKMVASFTEIGVPLSWLPLLAACEIAGALGLVAGIWVGPLGVAAAVGVVLYFVGAVGAHLRKGDLKGTPPAAVVLVVSAAVLALGVAAL
- a CDS encoding YciI family protein, which gives rise to MRYLMTTNADGSAPDETLFAEMGRFIEELTASGVLLATGGLGPASILVSSSGGEITVTDGPFAEAKEAVAGFALVEVRSEEEAIELARRFRRIVGDGQSRIQQVFTD
- a CDS encoding DUF6596 domain-containing protein, giving the protein MVPVLDARRTIDAVWKLESAKIIAGLARLVRDVGLAEELAQDALVAALEQWPRTGVPDNPGAWLTAIAKRRAVDHIRRSQLQVRKQEQLAHELDRQSDPEPDDLLRLMLISCHPVLPTEARAALTLRLLGGLTAEEIARAFLSTGPAVTQRIAAAKRTLAERQVSFELPGEEELGARLSSVLEVIYLIFNEGYSATSGDDLMRPGLCQEALRLGRLLAVLAPREAEVHGLVALMEVQASRSAARTGPSGEPVLLHEQNRGRWDQLLIRRGFTAMLRARELGGPPGPYVLQAAIAVCHAQARTAEETDWAQIAALYGALARLLPTPVVQLNRAVAVGMARGPQAGLDLTDPLTGDPALRDYHLLPSVRGDLLARLGRPAEARLEFQRAAALTRNAAERAFLLRRADALAVPATTGPTLGSATRAFLADAGLDAATVRSYGQTLGRLGLALGEGLPLAELTADQVAEVFATAWGGAAARTWNRHRAAVRSFATWAELPEPAARLERRAEPRSTTTPLAPGRLDALCARPGLALREQTLWRLLNESGAGVRAALALNVEDLDLDDRTATPGITWRSGTARLLPHLLVGRTRGPLFLTDRRPGPARTPTADLCPETGRARLSYERAEYLFKQASAGLTLRQLKPRR